From the Paenibacillus sp. FSL H8-0548 genome, one window contains:
- a CDS encoding recombinase family protein → MLIGYMRPYQDDLSCKIQFEILNDLKCDHYFTEEHSSPKKRVMLETMINQLQTGDTIAVSKLSSFADSTRHLAELLNQLNEKQAYLYSVGEGINTNHSSASNYSFQDSVNYLLNFQSDIISEYTKKGLYEAKKKGMKPGRPRKADDNVKRAIIMYQSQKFSLAQIKEETGISKTTLYRYLEN, encoded by the coding sequence ATGTTAATTGGCTATATGAGACCTTATCAAGATGATTTAAGTTGTAAAATCCAGTTTGAGATTTTGAATGACTTAAAATGTGATCATTACTTCACTGAAGAACATTCGTCTCCTAAAAAAAGAGTAATGTTAGAAACAATGATAAATCAGCTTCAAACAGGAGATACAATCGCCGTTTCGAAGCTTTCCTCATTTGCCGATTCCACGCGGCATCTTGCAGAATTATTAAATCAATTAAATGAAAAACAAGCTTATCTTTATTCCGTTGGCGAAGGAATAAATACAAATCATTCATCTGCATCTAATTACTCATTTCAAGACAGCGTAAATTATTTGCTTAATTTTCAAAGCGACATCATTAGTGAGTACACTAAAAAAGGATTGTATGAGGCTAAAAAAAAGGGGATGAAGCCTGGTCGTCCCCGTAAAGCGGATGATAACGTGAAACGTGCTATTATTATGTATCAAAGCCAAAAATTTAGTCTTGCTCAAATTAAGGAAGAAACAGGAATTAGCAAAACTACATTATACCGATATTTAGAAAACTGA
- a CDS encoding DUF202 domain-containing protein gives MNEFQYTQQHLANERTYLAWVRTAITVVGLGFLAAGVIFREYLSVRWENMTAVSIGIGSILLACLILIIATKNYLRTQKEINQGTFRPTKSIVYVVLVGLIVLNLSFLLLIVLIALN, from the coding sequence GTGAATGAATTTCAATATACGCAACAGCACTTGGCGAATGAACGAACCTACCTCGCTTGGGTGAGAACCGCCATTACGGTTGTTGGACTAGGGTTCTTAGCTGCAGGAGTTATTTTCAGGGAATATTTAAGTGTACGATGGGAGAACATGACTGCGGTATCCATAGGTATCGGATCAATCTTACTTGCTTGCCTAATCCTTATTATTGCCACTAAGAACTATTTAAGGACACAGAAGGAGATAAACCAAGGAACCTTTAGGCCGACCAAGTCCATTGTTTATGTTGTTCTAGTTGGATTAATCGTATTAAATCTTTCTTTCTTGTTATTAATTGTTCTCATTGCATTAAACTAA